The proteins below are encoded in one region of Anaerosporomusa subterranea:
- a CDS encoding short-chain fatty acid transporter produces MQTKKQSTKSEVEGGLMARWGASLADWSERWFPDAYVFAAIAVVIICVAALLAGRTPSQISVDFGKSFWGLVPFTMQMAFVVISGYIVAVSKPVKRLVRYLALFPQTPKVAVTYVAFMAMVASLLSWGFSLIFAGILTREVSKRVKGIDYRAMGAAAYLGLGSVWALGLSSSAALLMATKGSIPPALYKISGTIPLQETLFTWQNLVMIVVLIVLSCWICYVSCPSAERAKTAEMAGIRYAEDTDDEVGTPQTPGEYLEYSPILTIPIVLLGLGYLYHVFSTQGGLAALDLNVYNFMFLILGMLLHWTPKAFLKAAAKSVPMVGSVLLQFPLYAGIFGVLMGSGLTDVLAHFFVSISTHDTLPVIVGIYSAVLGLFLPSGGGKWIVEAPYMLEAANQLHVNLGWIVQVYNAAEALPNFINPFWMLPLLGLTGAKARDLAGYSILQLMFHTPAVLIMLYLLAKTLPYIPPIMQ; encoded by the coding sequence ATGCAGACAAAAAAACAATCCACAAAATCAGAAGTCGAAGGAGGTTTAATGGCGCGGTGGGGAGCCTCACTAGCAGATTGGAGCGAACGCTGGTTTCCTGACGCCTACGTCTTTGCCGCTATCGCTGTTGTCATCATCTGTGTTGCTGCCCTGCTGGCTGGGCGTACTCCCTCCCAGATATCCGTTGACTTTGGCAAGTCTTTTTGGGGGTTAGTTCCGTTTACCATGCAAATGGCGTTTGTCGTCATTAGCGGTTACATTGTAGCTGTATCGAAACCAGTTAAAAGACTGGTGCGTTATCTCGCTCTTTTCCCCCAAACCCCGAAGGTAGCAGTAACTTATGTGGCATTCATGGCTATGGTTGCCTCGTTGTTAAGCTGGGGCTTCAGCTTGATTTTCGCCGGCATTTTGACGCGCGAAGTTAGCAAACGCGTTAAAGGCATTGACTATCGCGCCATGGGCGCTGCTGCGTATTTAGGACTGGGCAGCGTCTGGGCGCTAGGCTTGTCATCTTCCGCAGCACTACTGATGGCCACCAAAGGCTCTATTCCTCCGGCATTGTATAAAATTAGCGGCACAATCCCGTTGCAAGAAACCTTATTTACCTGGCAAAACCTTGTCATGATTGTTGTCCTGATCGTACTCTCCTGCTGGATTTGCTATGTATCCTGCCCTTCTGCCGAAAGAGCGAAAACAGCCGAGATGGCTGGCATACGATACGCAGAAGATACCGATGATGAAGTCGGTACACCGCAAACCCCGGGCGAATACTTGGAATATAGCCCAATCCTCACCATTCCCATCGTCCTCTTAGGTCTTGGCTACCTTTATCATGTATTCTCAACCCAAGGCGGCCTGGCAGCTCTCGATTTGAATGTGTATAACTTTATGTTCCTGATCCTCGGCATGTTGCTGCATTGGACTCCGAAAGCATTTCTTAAAGCAGCAGCTAAGTCTGTGCCCATGGTGGGCAGCGTTCTCTTGCAATTCCCGCTCTATGCCGGCATATTTGGTGTGCTGATGGGTTCAGGTCTGACCGATGTTCTCGCGCATTTCTTCGTGTCAATTTCGACTCATGATACGCTGCCGGTAATTGTCGGCATTTACTCCGCGGTTCTTGGCCTCTTCCTGCCTTCCGGCGGCGGCAAATGGATCGTCGAAGCGCCGTACATGCTTGAGGCGGCTAATCAGTTGCACGTGAACCTGGGCTGGATTGTACAGGTATACAATGCGGCAGAAGCATTGCCTAACTTCATCAACCCCTTCTGGATGTTACCGCTTCTAGGGCTTACCGGCGCTAAAGCCAGAGACCTGGCAGGATATTCAATTTTGCAGTTGATGTTCCATACACCTGCCGTTCTGATCATGCTGTATCTCCTGGCAAAAACATTGCCCTATATTCCGCCGATTATGCAATAG
- a CDS encoding sigma 54-interacting transcriptional regulator, which produces MLTGKILVVDDEESVRAMLRVVLRSEGYEVLEADDGEPALEIFKREQPDIVLMDIRMSKMDGMTAFRAMRKQGINATVILMTAFAAVNAAVEAMKAGAYDYVIKPFNIDELKLLLRRALDNRRLAVEANLLRQELTSHYNLHNGLTNSPEMKKVYEMVARVAPTQATVLITGESGTGKEVLFNAIHYNSQRANGPLIKVNCSALPEQLLESELFGHEKGSFTHATSRRIGRFELADKGTLFLDEIGEMPLAMQVKLLRVLQEKEFERVGGSQTIKTDIRIIAATNRSLSEMVARGEFRQDLFYRLAVVTVEIPPLRERREDILLLARLFLQKIARETGREMDDFDPEALAILERYDWPGNIRELSNVVERAVIMSTGRMIFPEDLPPQLLSRDTEEVAPWQEKSLREIIKETESRVIREMLARNKGNRMKTARDLDMSRRALHYKIEEYGLQTEGEE; this is translated from the coding sequence ATGTTGACAGGAAAAATATTGGTGGTTGATGATGAAGAAAGTGTACGCGCAATGTTGCGGGTGGTACTGCGCAGTGAAGGCTACGAGGTACTCGAAGCAGATGACGGAGAACCGGCATTAGAAATTTTCAAGCGCGAGCAGCCCGATATTGTCCTGATGGATATCCGTATGTCTAAAATGGATGGAATGACGGCATTTCGCGCCATGCGTAAACAGGGAATAAATGCAACAGTAATCTTAATGACAGCGTTTGCCGCTGTTAATGCAGCCGTAGAGGCAATGAAGGCGGGAGCTTATGATTATGTTATCAAACCGTTTAATATTGATGAACTAAAATTATTGCTGCGAAGGGCGTTAGACAACCGGCGCTTAGCTGTCGAAGCCAATCTGCTGAGACAAGAACTAACTTCCCATTATAACCTGCATAACGGACTGACAAACTCTCCAGAGATGAAAAAGGTTTACGAGATGGTGGCCAGAGTGGCGCCAACCCAAGCTACCGTACTGATTACAGGCGAAAGCGGAACAGGAAAAGAAGTCCTGTTTAACGCCATTCATTATAATAGTCAGCGGGCAAACGGGCCGCTAATCAAAGTGAATTGCAGCGCCTTGCCGGAACAACTTCTCGAAAGCGAGCTGTTCGGCCATGAGAAGGGATCTTTTACGCATGCAACATCCCGGCGTATTGGCAGGTTTGAGCTTGCTGACAAGGGTACGCTGTTTCTTGATGAAATTGGCGAAATGCCGCTGGCAATGCAAGTCAAACTGCTAAGAGTACTGCAGGAAAAAGAATTTGAGCGGGTAGGAGGCAGTCAAACCATCAAGACAGACATCCGCATTATCGCAGCTACCAATCGCTCACTATCCGAGATGGTCGCTCGCGGCGAATTTCGGCAAGATCTCTTCTACCGTCTTGCGGTTGTCACGGTAGAGATTCCGCCGCTACGGGAACGGAGAGAAGATATTCTCTTGCTGGCTCGTTTGTTTCTCCAAAAAATAGCTAGAGAAACCGGGCGGGAGATGGATGACTTTGACCCTGAGGCTCTGGCTATTTTAGAGAGGTATGATTGGCCGGGCAATATCCGTGAATTGTCCAATGTGGTGGAAAGAGCAGTGATTATGAGTACTGGCCGGATGATATTCCCTGAGGATCTGCCGCCGCAGTTACTGTCCAGAGATACTGAAGAAGTCGCACCTTGGCAGGAAAAAAGCCTACGGGAGATTATTAAGGAAACTGAATCCAGAGTGATCAGAGAGATGTTAGCACGGAATAAGGGAAACCGGATGAAGACGGCGAGAGATTTGGATATGAGTCGAAGAGCTTTGCATTATAAGATCGAAGAGTATGGATTGCAGACCGAGGGAGAGGAGTGA
- the atoS gene encoding two-component system sensor histidine kinase AtoS codes for MKDFLAKSLRRRLILLALIIVSVPILVAGLVMEKSAEQSLLDEKKNKLAAIAYIVDVNLGEGGFDKILSERGALGASRQQKIEVLNQALTGLTDSLALSAPGLGVGFYSRDLDAIITYSPSDKFGYTVGQSIGDTHPGREVMETNELHVEFGSLVRGNILNAMRPLARDGRVIGYIFVNELTGDIHSQVAQMDRGLVIAVAIGLTLSILLILRVTEDMVKDVQTVIRGLRKLRFNLHEPITGVSGELGEVASTINDMASALGNARTLSENIMDSIGDGVISVDTVGNITAFNRAAETLTGYGAVEAIGKHYGDLFAEDASFHSRLLDTLQTGQAHFEGMMEYPVKNKKLWISVTSSVLKDIDGNILGAVTVFKDLTERKQLEDQVSHADRLAILGELMAGVAHEIRNPLTSIKGFLQYFQNAGSAEERAQYLPMLIGEVDRMNRIIETMLYFSRPCQKVVVQTDVALVLQETLFLVQSRAKSHGVRFEVAIEPNVPLVNLDGEQFKQVFLNLLINSLQAIDHEGKITVSAQYLPDTDEVEITFSDTGPGIPPDIREKVFDPFFTTKQAGTGLGLAVTQRIVIAQGGTIDIGDNPGGGALIRIVIPRAGSKEDTIC; via the coding sequence ATGAAAGACTTCTTAGCAAAAAGTTTACGCAGAAGGCTGATTCTTCTCGCGCTGATTATTGTCAGTGTCCCTATTCTCGTCGCCGGATTGGTTATGGAGAAAAGCGCAGAACAATCGCTTTTGGACGAGAAAAAAAATAAGCTGGCGGCAATCGCTTATATTGTAGATGTCAATCTTGGTGAGGGCGGTTTTGACAAGATTTTATCAGAGCGCGGAGCACTTGGCGCCTCGCGGCAGCAGAAGATCGAAGTTCTAAATCAGGCACTCACCGGTTTAACTGATTCACTTGCATTGTCTGCTCCGGGCTTAGGGGTCGGTTTCTATTCGAGAGACCTTGATGCAATAATCACCTATAGCCCATCAGACAAATTCGGCTACACCGTAGGCCAGTCGATCGGCGATACTCACCCCGGTCGTGAGGTCATGGAAACCAATGAGCTTCATGTGGAATTTGGTTCATTGGTGCGCGGCAACATTTTGAACGCGATGCGGCCGCTAGCTCGTGACGGACGAGTCATCGGCTATATTTTTGTCAACGAATTGACTGGTGATATTCACAGCCAAGTCGCACAAATGGACAGAGGGTTAGTCATTGCTGTCGCAATCGGGCTGACATTAAGTATTCTACTGATCCTGCGGGTAACAGAAGATATGGTCAAAGATGTGCAGACAGTCATCCGAGGCCTGCGGAAGTTACGATTTAACCTCCACGAGCCAATCACGGGCGTGAGCGGCGAACTGGGCGAAGTAGCCTCGACCATTAATGACATGGCGTCCGCATTGGGAAATGCCAGGACATTGAGCGAGAACATCATGGACAGCATTGGCGACGGAGTCATATCGGTTGATACCGTTGGGAACATAACAGCTTTTAATCGAGCTGCGGAAACGCTCACCGGTTACGGAGCTGTTGAAGCAATCGGCAAACACTATGGCGACTTATTTGCCGAGGATGCAAGCTTTCATAGCAGATTGCTGGATACCCTGCAGACAGGACAGGCGCATTTTGAAGGAATGATGGAATACCCAGTCAAGAATAAAAAGTTGTGGATATCTGTCACTAGTTCGGTGCTTAAAGATATTGACGGAAATATTTTGGGGGCGGTCACTGTTTTTAAGGATTTGACCGAACGTAAGCAACTGGAGGATCAGGTTAGTCATGCTGACCGTCTGGCCATTCTCGGCGAGTTGATGGCCGGCGTGGCTCACGAAATTCGCAACCCTTTGACAAGTATAAAAGGATTTCTGCAATATTTTCAAAATGCGGGAAGCGCCGAGGAGCGGGCGCAATATTTGCCCATGCTCATTGGCGAAGTCGATCGGATGAACCGGATTATTGAGACAATGCTGTATTTCTCCCGGCCTTGCCAGAAGGTCGTGGTGCAGACAGATGTAGCCCTTGTATTACAGGAAACACTATTTTTAGTACAAAGTCGGGCAAAAAGTCACGGAGTTCGATTCGAAGTGGCGATCGAGCCGAATGTACCACTAGTTAATCTAGATGGAGAGCAGTTTAAACAAGTCTTCCTCAATTTATTGATCAACTCGCTGCAGGCGATTGACCATGAAGGAAAAATCACGGTGAGCGCGCAATATCTCCCTGACACGGATGAAGTAGAGATAACGTTTTCCGATACAGGCCCTGGCATTCCTCCCGATATCAGGGAAAAAGTATTTGATCCCTTCTTTACAACTAAGCAGGCCGGTACCGGTTTGGGCTTAGCAGTCACGCAAAGGATCGTTATCGCCCAGGGTGGAACTATCGATATCGGCGACAACCCTGGCGGTGGCGCTTTAATCCGAATAGTCATACCCCGCGCAGGCAGCAAGGAGGATACTATATGTTGA
- a CDS encoding DNA topoisomerase III has protein sequence MKSLVLAEKPSVAREIARVLKCTTKGKGFIEGPNYVVTWALGHLVTLAEPEDYNKAYKEWRLEDLPMLPTTLDLKVIKQTSSQYYAVNQLMKRSDIRELIIATDAGREGELVARWIMAMAKWKKPFKRLWISSQTDAAIREGFASLKPGTAYNNLYDAAVCRAEADWLVGLNITRALTCKYNAQLNAGRVQTPTLAMIVNRETEIQNFVPQDYWTVQAQFSDYFGDWRDGGGNSRLFDIQQAQAIAAKLKDQAGAIKDLTTQAKNEPPPLAYNLTELQRDANKRYGFSAQKTLSVLQGLYEQHKLVTYPRTDSRYITTDIVPTLTARLRGIAVGQYAELVKPLLQKPLAPTKRFVDNSKVTDHHAIIPTEQPLQLSALSTDEKNLYDLIARQFIAVLYPPYRYQQTTLVTTVQGESFYSTGKVELERGWRAVSMRQAEPSEHSADQFPDQKLSAHSKGERVQVANCKVNKAKTKPPARYTEATLLTAMESPGKFIADEELRESIKQGGLGTVATRAEIIEKLIHTSYIERQGKELVPTSKGKQLIGLVAKDLKTPELTAQWEQSLTNIAQGKEQRTNFIARIKDYTVAIIKETIADTAAYKADNISKTKCPLCGKYMLLVNGKRGKMLSCPDRACGHRQPEKENAFGGLRTSKHESRINQKLIEQYSDKSPVGSNLGDLFKLALSKKEQ, from the coding sequence ATGAAATCACTCGTACTGGCAGAAAAGCCAAGCGTCGCCCGTGAAATTGCCCGCGTCTTGAAATGCACCACTAAGGGCAAAGGCTTTATCGAAGGGCCGAACTATGTGGTAACCTGGGCGCTGGGCCACCTTGTCACCCTGGCTGAGCCTGAGGATTACAATAAGGCCTATAAAGAATGGCGTCTCGAAGACCTGCCGATGCTGCCGACAACCCTAGACCTAAAAGTCATTAAACAAACGTCATCACAATATTATGCAGTCAATCAACTGATGAAGCGATCTGATATCAGGGAACTGATCATTGCGACTGACGCTGGACGTGAAGGCGAATTAGTCGCGCGCTGGATCATGGCGATGGCGAAGTGGAAAAAGCCCTTTAAACGACTTTGGATATCTTCACAAACCGATGCCGCCATTCGCGAAGGGTTTGCATCCTTAAAGCCGGGAACAGCCTACAATAATCTCTACGATGCAGCTGTTTGCAGAGCAGAAGCAGACTGGCTGGTTGGACTCAATATTACGCGGGCCTTAACTTGTAAATACAATGCCCAGTTAAACGCCGGCCGCGTCCAGACACCGACCCTGGCGATGATCGTCAACCGGGAAACCGAAATTCAAAACTTTGTCCCCCAGGACTATTGGACTGTCCAAGCCCAATTTAGCGATTACTTTGGCGACTGGCGCGATGGCGGCGGTAATAGCCGTCTCTTTGATATTCAGCAGGCTCAAGCCATTGCCGCTAAGCTCAAAGACCAAGCTGGCGCCATTAAAGATCTGACCACACAGGCTAAGAACGAACCGCCGCCCTTGGCCTATAATCTAACCGAGCTGCAACGCGATGCGAACAAACGCTATGGCTTCTCCGCCCAAAAGACCCTCTCCGTACTGCAAGGACTGTATGAGCAGCACAAGCTAGTGACTTACCCGCGCACTGACTCGCGCTATATCACGACAGACATTGTGCCAACTTTGACCGCCAGACTGCGCGGCATTGCCGTCGGTCAATATGCCGAGCTCGTTAAACCGCTATTGCAAAAGCCACTAGCGCCAACCAAACGTTTTGTTGACAACTCAAAGGTCACTGACCATCATGCAATTATCCCCACTGAGCAACCCCTCCAGTTATCGGCGCTCAGCACAGATGAGAAGAATCTGTACGACCTGATCGCCAGACAATTTATCGCTGTTTTATATCCCCCCTATCGCTATCAACAAACCACTCTGGTTACGACCGTCCAGGGAGAGAGCTTTTATTCGACAGGCAAAGTGGAGCTAGAGCGTGGCTGGCGGGCCGTCAGCATGCGGCAAGCCGAGCCAAGCGAACACTCTGCTGATCAGTTCCCCGACCAGAAGCTATCTGCGCATAGCAAAGGTGAGCGTGTTCAGGTCGCGAACTGCAAAGTGAACAAAGCCAAGACTAAACCGCCGGCTCGTTATACAGAGGCGACTCTGCTGACAGCGATGGAAAGCCCCGGCAAGTTCATTGCTGACGAAGAATTGCGCGAATCGATCAAGCAAGGCGGCTTAGGCACAGTCGCCACTCGCGCCGAGATTATCGAGAAGCTAATTCACACCAGCTATATTGAGCGCCAGGGAAAAGAACTGGTGCCAACCTCCAAAGGCAAACAGCTCATTGGTCTGGTCGCCAAAGACCTTAAGACTCCAGAGCTAACCGCCCAATGGGAGCAATCGCTGACCAATATCGCCCAAGGCAAAGAGCAACGCACCAATTTCATCGCTAGAATCAAGGACTACACAGTAGCCATTATCAAAGAAACCATCGCCGATACAGCAGCCTACAAAGCGGACAACATCTCAAAGACGAAATGCCCGCTCTGCGGCAAATATATGCTCCTCGTCAACGGCAAACGCGGCAAGATGCTTTCCTGCCCTGACCGCGCCTGCGGTCACCGACAACCGGAAAAGGAAAATGCCTTCGGCGGACTACGAACATCAAAACACGAAAGCCGCATCAACCAAAAGTTAATCGAGCAATATAGCGACAAAAGCCCTGTCGGCAGTAATCTCGGCGATTTATTCAAACTCGCCCTAAGTAAAAAAGAACAATAA
- a CDS encoding winged helix-turn-helix transcriptional regulator — MTTWPRTECSCPINYTLAVVGGKWKWLILYRLSENGVLRYGELKNTLPSITHKMLSQQLKELEADHLLHREEYHQIPPKVEYSLTAKGKTLLPILECMAEWGENNKPPEVEVIDIELRNEQ; from the coding sequence ATGACAACATGGCCGAGAACCGAATGCAGCTGTCCGATCAACTATACACTAGCCGTTGTCGGCGGTAAATGGAAGTGGCTTATACTTTATCGACTGTCTGAAAACGGAGTGCTGCGATATGGTGAACTGAAAAATACATTACCCTCGATTACGCATAAAATGTTAAGCCAGCAACTAAAAGAACTAGAAGCTGATCATTTGTTGCATCGGGAAGAATACCATCAGATTCCGCCTAAGGTAGAATACTCGCTAACAGCAAAAGGAAAAACATTACTCCCAATACTGGAGTGCATGGCTGAGTGGGGAGAGAATAACAAACCGCCGGAAGTTGAAGTAATAGATATAGAATTGAGGAATGAACAATGA
- a CDS encoding flavodoxin family protein: MNVIAINGSPRKNGNTSTLLGKALEGAASQGANTELIHLYNLNFKGCVSCFACKLKDGKNYGKCAFKDDLTPVLQKIEDADAVILGSPIYFSDVTGEMRSFIERMAFPYLVYDANYTSLFTKKISLGFIYTMNVSESRAKEFGYDHIFTRTEMSLARLFGTPESLFSYDTYQFPDYSKYVVTAFNEVDKAKRRQEEFPNDCQKAFEMGVRFATQGVAG, encoded by the coding sequence GTGAACGTGATCGCTATTAACGGGAGTCCGAGAAAAAATGGGAATACCTCAACTCTTCTGGGAAAAGCCCTGGAAGGGGCTGCTTCACAAGGGGCGAATACTGAGCTCATCCATCTTTATAATCTCAATTTTAAAGGATGTGTAAGCTGCTTTGCCTGCAAATTGAAAGATGGAAAAAACTATGGCAAGTGTGCGTTTAAGGATGATTTAACGCCTGTTTTGCAAAAGATTGAAGACGCCGATGCGGTTATTCTTGGTTCGCCAATTTACTTTAGCGATGTAACTGGTGAAATGAGGTCATTCATTGAGCGGATGGCATTTCCATACTTAGTATATGATGCAAATTATACATCTCTTTTTACGAAGAAGATATCGCTCGGATTTATATACACCATGAATGTGAGCGAGAGCAGGGCGAAAGAATTTGGTTATGATCATATTTTCACTCGGACTGAGATGTCACTGGCGAGGCTCTTTGGAACACCAGAATCGCTATTTTCTTATGATACCTATCAATTTCCCGATTACTCCAAATATGTTGTTACAGCATTTAATGAAGTGGATAAGGCCAAAAGACGCCAAGAGGAGTTTCCCAATGACTGCCAAAAGGCTTTCGAAATGGGAGTGCGCTTCGCAACACAGGGAGTTGCGGGGTAG
- a CDS encoding DUF6612 family protein, with product MMGFLRKINWGVALVWGLLFVAMNGSSVFAVEKLPPEKAYLSDVYINMMDVTSLHYDLTIKAETPMGEIQTTINGEAREKPLSLKHDMNIFYRDVQNKENTMLIKQYLEENQGNLVIYSLHNETWIKQILPLDPSMTKKPSADEKVTAQMKMLQLMKSVKLKRETPSYKYMEVTLDTMQISDAIGEAVKLNTVQDKDMLRAIAAGRLGLLSAGNIKYNVKVDKVTKMVTEIDMDLTEPIRKGVGLFLDITNPKSKAEIEGFLTKSTLTMQITYSKYNQVDPIEIPQDVRDNAKEMKPAVKVAPKESE from the coding sequence ATGATGGGATTTTTGCGAAAGATCAATTGGGGAGTTGCTTTGGTATGGGGATTGCTGTTTGTGGCAATGAACGGTTCGTCTGTTTTTGCTGTTGAAAAGCTACCACCGGAAAAGGCGTATTTGAGTGATGTATATATAAATATGATGGATGTAACCAGCTTACACTATGACTTAACGATTAAGGCTGAAACCCCGATGGGAGAAATACAAACTACAATCAATGGGGAAGCTCGGGAGAAACCGCTAAGCCTTAAGCACGATATGAACATTTTCTATCGTGACGTACAGAATAAAGAAAATACAATGTTGATAAAGCAGTATCTAGAAGAAAATCAAGGCAATCTAGTGATCTATTCGTTACATAATGAAACATGGATCAAACAGATCCTGCCGCTTGATCCTTCTATGACCAAAAAACCTTCAGCAGATGAAAAGGTCACTGCCCAGATGAAAATGTTGCAGTTGATGAAATCCGTGAAGTTGAAAAGAGAAACACCATCCTACAAATATATGGAAGTAACGTTGGATACTATGCAAATAAGTGATGCTATTGGTGAGGCTGTCAAACTAAATACTGTGCAGGATAAGGATATGTTGAGAGCGATTGCGGCAGGACGGCTTGGGTTGTTATCTGCTGGCAATATAAAATACAATGTTAAAGTTGATAAAGTGACTAAGATGGTAACAGAAATAGATATGGATTTAACAGAACCGATTCGAAAAGGGGTAGGCTTGTTTTTGGATATAACCAATCCAAAGAGTAAAGCGGAAATCGAAGGTTTTTTAACAAAATCGACATTAACTATGCAGATAACGTATTCGAAATATAATCAGGTAGATCCCATAGAGATTCCTCAAGATGTGCGAGATAATGCAAAAGAAATGAAACCGGCAGTTAAGGTAGCTCCTAAAGAAAGTGAATAA
- a CDS encoding SIMPL domain-containing protein encodes MFKKVAILLTMGCLLAAPAFANEAAKTLIQVTGTSQKEVIPDVARMTISISSVNDNLEKAKAENTQNSNQVLAKLNAQGVSNEQIKTNTYQVEPIYSYEKDRLPKLKGYRVTNSLEIRTSIENLGILVNEVTAAGANEINSIRFETTNEADGKNEALKAAVEDALKKAEVIATTLNKKIANVTLVNESGVYYHPVMMDNRLLKTADAGAAAPNIPAGKVTIGANVQVTVVLE; translated from the coding sequence ATGTTTAAAAAAGTTGCTATCCTACTGACAATGGGTTGTCTGTTAGCCGCTCCGGCCTTTGCCAATGAGGCTGCGAAAACGCTGATACAGGTGACTGGAACTAGTCAAAAAGAAGTTATCCCTGATGTTGCCCGAATGACTATCTCAATAAGCTCGGTAAACGACAATCTGGAAAAAGCCAAAGCTGAAAATACGCAAAACAGCAATCAGGTCTTGGCTAAGCTGAATGCTCAGGGAGTGTCAAACGAACAAATCAAAACAAATACATATCAGGTTGAGCCGATTTACAGCTATGAAAAAGACCGGTTGCCTAAACTAAAAGGCTATCGTGTAACCAACAGCCTGGAAATCCGTACTTCCATTGAAAACCTGGGGATTTTGGTGAATGAAGTAACAGCCGCAGGCGCTAATGAGATAAACTCGATCCGTTTCGAAACCACCAATGAAGCAGACGGCAAAAATGAAGCATTAAAAGCTGCAGTTGAAGATGCTTTGAAAAAAGCGGAAGTGATTGCGACTACGCTAAATAAGAAAATCGCCAATGTAACACTGGTAAATGAGTCTGGCGTATACTATCACCCGGTTATGATGGATAACAGATTGTTGAAAACAGCTGATGCGGGCGCGGCTGCTCCGAATATCCCCGCCGGCAAGGTAACCATCGGCGCAAACGTTCAGGTAACAGTTGTTTTGGAATAA
- the thiE gene encoding thiamine phosphate synthase encodes MSCNQSIDYSLYLVTDRQLLAGKDLAATVEQAILGGATLVQLREKDASTRDFYQQAVLIKQITGKYHVPLIINDRADIALAVDADGLHIGQEDLPLHIARQIVGPEKLIGVSTATLEQALAAEAAGADYLGIGAIFPTGTKSDADSVSLEELRTIKAKVRIPIVAIGGINETNINSVMSVGVDGAAVVSAILSRPDPLRAAAYLRQLIALAY; translated from the coding sequence ATGAGCTGTAACCAAAGTATCGACTACTCGTTGTATCTGGTGACTGACCGGCAGCTGCTAGCCGGCAAGGATTTGGCGGCAACAGTCGAGCAAGCCATTCTCGGCGGAGCAACTCTGGTGCAGCTTCGGGAAAAGGACGCATCAACCAGAGACTTCTATCAGCAGGCTGTCTTGATCAAGCAAATCACCGGCAAATATCATGTGCCGCTGATTATTAATGACCGGGCCGATATCGCCCTGGCGGTCGATGCAGACGGACTGCACATCGGGCAAGAGGACCTTCCCTTGCATATTGCGCGGCAGATAGTAGGACCGGAGAAGCTTATCGGCGTATCCACTGCGACTCTGGAGCAGGCATTGGCAGCAGAAGCAGCGGGTGCGGATTACTTGGGAATTGGAGCGATTTTCCCTACAGGCACGAAAAGCGACGCGGATAGTGTCAGCCTGGAGGAACTGCGAACCATAAAGGCAAAGGTGAGAATTCCTATAGTCGCCATCGGAGGCATCAATGAGACCAACATCAATAGCGTCATGTCGGTTGGGGTAGATGGAGCCGCCGTCGTCTCGGCGATCCTCTCCCGGCCCGACCCCTTGCGGGCCGCTGCCTATTTGCGTCAACTGATAGCACTAGCCTATTAA